ACAACAAGACCCTTCCCCCTACTAAAAGACTAAAGTCAGGTTGCCAGCCCTTGGATAagcctctccacccccccaccccccgcctgaAAGAGGTAGGAGGAATTCAGATGAATCCATCAACACAGAGGATGTCAACTCCTCCTTGCAGAGCTCCATCCTAAGCCAAAAGACAGTGCTGTCCCTTCTGACATGGCTCCTGAGTCACGCGAAGGGCATGAGGCAATTGCTTGGTCTCTGATGAGTTAAACCCTATATAACTGCATGACTGCCCTTTAACAACTAGAGTTCCAGCTAGaacatgggggcgggggggggcacgcTCAGCTCTGGTCTGTGCCCCCGTGACCGCAGCTACCTGTGGCCTTCAGCTCCATACTGTGACCACACCACAGGCTAGAAGCATGATTCCCAAAATCGGCTGCCCAGCCTTCCAGAGCTCTAATTGTGAGATCTGATAATCATGCCCAGTCACTCTGTAGGGCTCAGAGCtgtctcctcccccctctctaaacCCACCATTcccaggagagggacaagccagaGACGTTTATCTTCATATCGcttatggagaaactgagacagagCAGGGGAGAAGGTTATGCTTGTTCAGGAATCCTGACTTCTACATTGTGTAATCCACCCACTAGATGGCAGTATCTCCTAAAAACTGCCCCACAGACGCTACGGGTGAAAATGCCTGCAGAGAACAGCCAACATTGGGGCAATAGGCATTCTGCTAAGCGTTTGATCTGCACTGTAACATTTAGCTCTCGTAACAATTCCATGAGTTAGATTCTATTGTTATCCCGGCTTTACAGCATTTGCTCAATGTGAAAACCTAGTCGGTAATAAGCTCTATGTCCATAACTATTATGATTTCATTACCTCTCaattaatctgtatttttaaatacctaatATACTTAAACCTTGaaataatgtacatttttttcttttaaagaattaaaaatatttacttagaatTCAAAGGTTAGCAAactttctgtgaagggccagatagtaaatatttttggcttttgggGCCATACAGACTGTGTCCCAACTGCTCAGCTCTGCCATCATAGTGTCAAGTAATATGCAAATGAATGGGaatggctgtgttctaataaaactttatttacaaaaacaggcagcaggccagcCATTGGTTGCCAACCCCCAGATTTAGATCATCTATCTGATTTGACCTTGCAAGAACTTGATGAATCAAGACTAAAATAGGTGAAACAACTAGAGctatttgctcaaggtcatccaGGCAATTATTATTGAGTCAGAAGTAATGTCAGATCTCCCAGCTCCCAATCCAGTACCCTGTCTGTCCCACTTTACATATCAGCatagaggcacagagaaaattaaaacccCAAAGTCCTGGAAGGGTGGTTGGCAGAAAGAGTAATGAATCCTTTAACTGTTGAGTCTAGTCCAGGCTCTTCTACAAACATTGCTATGTCAACTGAGCAGGTAGGTCAGTTTGTCTCTGGGGGCCCAATCTCCCCATCCATACAGTGAGGGGGGTGTGCCTAGCCCTGGGTGACCTCTAAGCCAAGGAGTTCTGACACCATCTGACTCTGCTCTGTGATTTGACCGCCCCACCCAACACTCACTTGACAGCTGTGGTGAGGCGCAGGGGCCTGACGCCAGGCGTGGCAAAGCGCAGAGTGTTCATGTAAGCCACATGCTGCAGGGCATGGTTGAAGGTCTCCACATCATCCCCCTCCAGGGTGAGCAGGGACTGCGAGGGGTTCACGTGGACCTGGGCCCCAGACACAGACAGCTGAGAGCAGGAccgggaggcaggagaggaagggagcagaggaggagaggtgggcagggggcatGCCCGGAAGGACAGGGCTAGAGGAAGGGGCTATACCTTCATGCCTTTGCCCAGGCTCTCGAAATCCCTATAGTCCAGCCCCTCCCGGCATGCATAGAGGCACTCGATGACCTCGCGGCTCTCCAGGTGGCCTGAGCGCACGCTGAAACCAGCCAGGTAGCCGTGGAAGTAGTGGTGGATCGGCAAGGGGTCTCCTAGGGCAGGAACACAGGGGCGAACGGGAGGTGAGAGTGGGTGAGGGGACAGGCGGCTGGAGcaggaaaaggggcagagaggaggggcagaaggctggagaaagagcatgagaaggagaaatgtggaaatgaaaaagaaagaagagacgAGGAAATGAGGCTGGGGAGACTGgggaaagcagaaaggaagaCCAAAGAGGGAATAAATCCAAGAAGAGGAGAAGGGTGAAAAACAGAAGcaacagaaatgagaaaagctcccaggagagggagaaaggacagGAGTGGGAccaaagggaggaaagaggagccagtggaggaaaaggagaaggcaAGAGGGCGTGGTCACAGGGCATGCAAGGGGACCCAGGGGGACGTGTGGAGCTTCGCAGATGCCCAGATCTCCCTGTGTAGGACTGCCACCTGCCTCCCACAATCCGATCCACTACGTGGAAAGCCAGCAAGAGAACTCCTCCACTTCCTTCTGTGGgcaggaagagacaccaggatgCCACCAAGCTCCATCCGGCCTTACCTCTCCGAGGGAGCCCTGCCTTGCAGTAGTTCATGGAGGCTCTGCCCCTGGTGGAATGGGCAGCAGTAACTATGAGGCTGGCTGGGATTTGGGGTTGGGATGGAATCAGGAGCACAGCACAGAAAGTTAAGGTGAGAGCTCTCTGGTCTCCAGTTCTTATGCAGAGTACCTTGTGTGGTGTCTGTACTGTTGtctcctcccttttccttctctttgttcttttcctctggaggaaaaaaaaaaaagtggcaatgAGTTTAGGGTTGTGGGGACAGATTGGCAGCGAGGAAGAAGAAGTCTTCCCTGCTCTGTCCCAACCTGTGTAGGATTGGCAACCTGTCCACTGATGTCTCATCTCAATCTCTCTGGCCTCTGCTAGAGACCAACCCCCAAATATGTTGCTGAGAAAACACAAACACTCTTTGCCTTCCCCCATTCTCTACTTCGGttccctgcttgttctttctgaGAATTTATTAcaatttgccatttgtatatgacttcttagtttttaaaaatctacctctCCAAATAAAATGTAAGCTCAAAGAAGGCAAAGATTTTGTTCCATCTTATACTCCATTGTGTCCTCAGAACTAAGCAGAATGGCACAGCCTTACCtggtatttaacaaatatttgttgaataaataagggaaaagaaaagcagagtcaTGTTACCAATATTCGCAACAAGGGGGGAAAGATCAAGGAGCAGCAAATGGCAGACTGTCTCTTTTAAAGAGTGCCACAGAAAGCAAAAGCTTCTGTAGATCGCCCTCAATGggtaagacacacacacacacacacacacacacacgtgcacatgtgcacacacgtgcacacatactcccagaagggaaaaaatgaaagaagtagCTTAAGGAAAATTGATGACTCTCTGAAGTATTACTGACCTCCAGCAAGGGAATGTACTGTGGAATGATCCCTTTGATGGAACAATGTGGGCACTGGCCAGAGTTATACAAAGAGAGATTCCGGTGCTGCCTGAGGTGATGACTGGTTGAATAGGTTGCAaatggtggggcggggggggggggggggggggggggggggggggggtggcggggggggggtggcggggggggtggcTCTGGGGGTTTGTGGTCTCCTCCACTGGAGATCTCTCTGAGTCATCCCACCCAACTGCAGGGTGATGCATGAAGTCAAGCTGCCCTTTCTCCTTCACTACTAATCCTAAGCCACTAGAGGCTCCAACCTTCAGTGTCTTCACTGAGAATCTCAGGGGACTTACCAGTCCAGCAGGCCCCAATCATGAGAGCAGGTTCCCTTCGGGGCGGGTGGATGAGACCATTGTCATGGATGAGGGCAGGGTCGAACGAGATGCCATCGGCATAAAGTGTGACTGTGGGGAACTCCAGGTTCAAAGCATAGTGGTGCCACTCATCATCACagacctggggaggggggcagcataAGGGCAAGAACCCTCAGTTACTTTATCTTCAGGGAACTAACACAAGGTACTGCCCCTTCTCTCTAACCCCTGATTCCTCTGACTATCCCCCACCTCCATCGTGACTGACTCTAGGAGAAACATCCAAGGGGAGCCTCTTTGTTTTACTGTTGGGTTACAAACTTCTCTAGACCTTCCagtgcatacatacatacattcatacatacatacatacattttggggggaaaatttattcataaaatagtGTGGTCCTCCTGTTAGGAATGTTTATAGTTTTAGAGATTTGTCTGAAGAATGGAATTTTAGGTACTTACTTGGTGCCTGATAGATTTTGGGCAGGGGTGTTATTTCTTGAGCTGGGTAGGCAGCAATTCACCAGTAAGCCCTGCTGATAGAGCTGGGAATATGAGGGACTGTACCCTGTCTCCCAGGGGAAGGGGTTTGAATCTTGAGAAGCATTCCAGCACTTAGAAGCTGATAAGGCAGAGAACTCTCTACCTCATGCCGTCTTTCCCCCTCGTTCACTGTATTCTAACCCCAGTGGCCTTCTTCCCATGCTTGGAACATGCTGAGCACTTTCTTGCCTCAGGTCCTTTGCATCAGTTCTTCCCCTCTGCCTAAACACTTTCTTCTCACCCATTTCTCATCCTTTAGAACAAAACTTAAATTTCACCTCAATTAGGCCTTCCCTGGACATCTGATCTAAGGTGAattcctctctctttgccttccCCCATTCTCTACTTCAgtcccctgcttgttctttctgaGAATTTATTAcaatttgccatttgtatatgacttcttagtttttaaaaatctacctctCCAATAAAATGTAAGCTTAAAGAAGGCAAAGATTTTGTTCCAtcttatattccattgtatcctCAGCACTAAGCAGAATGGCACAGCCTCACCTggtatttaacaatatttgttgaataaataagagaaaagaaaagcagagtcaTGTTACCAATATTCGCAACAAGGGGGGAAAGATCAAGGAGCAGCAAATGGCAGACTGTCTCTTTTAAAGAGTGCCACAGAAAGCAAAAGCTTTTGTAGATAGCCCTCAATTATCCAATTTGTGGATCTTCTAgacccttcttttccttttctctttcttccacttcCTGCCTTTTTCCAGCTATTTGCTTACTCGACACTCCACTGGGGcttacaagaaaaataagacGAGAACTCAAAGTAGTCCCCACTGGTCCTCGTGGTCAGCTTAGAGAATGAATAAAGCACAGGCTGCCACTGTCAGCTCAAGAaaggattttacattttttttggtctgtttttatttatccttcattATCACAGAGACTAGTACTGAGAATTAACACTCCTTCTGACTTATAAGGTCTATCACATCATTTAATCCTGCAACAGCCCTGGGATATGCAATTCCTATTGTATATCTAAATTTAGACATACCAAGGAAGATTTCATGGCTAGTGAGTTGCCTGGCCAGACTTAAACCCAATCTGCATACCTCAGAATTACTTAATTTCTGGCTTACAACATGCTAACTGTTTGGGAGTCAGAGATATGTACTGTTAAAATTCTAGGTAACAAAGGGATGAAATAAAACAAGGGAGAAAGATGTTTGGTTGGGTATGATGTTAGTAGTAATGTGTTCCCTGTTTACTTTTAATCCCGGAGTGCTTTCTGCAGGAGACAAGCCTTGGAAAAGGAGAACAAGAGAACCTGGGAGCGGAGTGGTCAGGAACTGAAAGTGGAGCACGAAGAGGGCACAGGGCAACCCTGAAAATGCCAACCCCTGTCCCAGGACCCTCCTTCCCTGGAAGTAAGTTACACCCACCCAGCTCTCCCAGGAGCCTGGCACTGGCCTCACCTGCTCCAGCTTCCAGAGGAACTTGACTGGGCGGGCACTCTCCAGCAAAGGCCAGTAGAGAAAGGCAATTCTACAGCCATGGACGGTCAGTGAGTAGTGAGAGAAGCCGTCCTCTGAGGGGAGAGGATGGAGACAGGGGTCAAACCCAGGGCCTGAGTCAAGAACAGGTTCAAAGCACCAGAGGGAGAGAACGCGGGATTCTTTCTAATCACTCTCTCAGGTGCTCTCCCCTCCGTATTCCCTAGagtctcctccctttctctccctctgacacacACAGAGTCCAGTCCAAGTGATCACTAGGGTTTCTCGAGCATTCTGATTGGCCAAGGTGCAACACTGGCCAGCCTGCTCCCACCCAGATTTCTACTGGTCCTTTGGTTGATGCATAACTCATGGGTGACAACCCTTTTCAGGTCAAGAAAAGTGAGCTTGGAGAAGTGCAGAAATGAAAGGTCTGGACAAGACTGAGCCAAGAGGGACTGTGCCACTGCAGTCCAGGGAAGGGGGGTGCTTGGAAAATGGAGCTAACTAGCCCTTCGAAGAGGAGGATaggagggtggtgggagagaaagaatggggTACACCACTATCCAGGCTTCTCCATTCCAGTGGACAGGCTTAACGGGAGTAGATTGGGGGGCAGCCTACCACATGGTGGGATGCAGGGGGATTGGCTGATTGCAGGTGAGAAGGGCAGCGAGTGGTCCCATTGCACTCTGAGAGCAGTAAGGTCTCAACCTATTATGCAGGCAGTAAGTCACACAATTTCAGGAAGCATCAAACCTAGCACTGCCATCTTACAAATGAAGAGAGAGGAAGTGACCTGTCCACAGCCACAAACTGGGCAGTGACAGAGGCAGGATAAGAAGCCAGTTTCCTCACTCTAGAGCAGTGCCCTGGGGAAGGCTCACCATTCTGGACAGTGTTACACACGAtggtttcctcttccttcttgccCTTGTTGGGAGTGACACCATGCTTCATCCAAAAGGACAGAGTAAAATGGTCACTGAGGCTGTCCTGGGGTCCAGAGCCAgcccagctgtgccacccaggggcacTTGCACAGCTTGGGTGCCATTGAACAGTAGAAGTAAGGCTGCTGTCCTGGCTGTAGTGCACCGAGAGTCCCGCTGTCCAGTTGGCATTGGGGCCGGGCATGGGCAACAGATCTACCTCCCCAGTGGCAGCACCTACAGAGCCCCAGAAGGCACAAGTGTCAGAGCTGAGAGGcagcagatggggaaacaggaAGCAGCCAGGGGCAAGCAAGACTGAAGGAGAGAGATTTCCCACAGCTAGTCTCATGGCCTCTTCTGGCCTTTCAAAGAAACCAGAGGATGGACCTCTCTTCTAGGAATGGCTCTCCAATTAACTCATGCTCCAGCTCTTCATCTCTCCCTACCGTTGTTGCACAATGTACCTGGTGATGGTCTCGTGCTAGCATCATGTGTCTTTGCAAACAACATATTGATTTGCTTTGGGGCCACAGAGTTAACCACATGCTATAACCTCTGCAGATATATACCCTGTGGGTGGGCAAGGGAAGGTATAAGGCAGAGTCTTCggaaagaggcagaggagggtcagggagaggtCTGGAAAGGGGAGGGCACAACCCACCACAGAGTTTCCGCAGAGCCCGCTCTGAGTATTGTCACGGTCACAGCCCTTGGCCACATGGCTGGTCTGTAGCTCTATGGTGGCCTGAATATTCCAGAGAGGTTCATCACAGGTCTCCAGGCGGATACCAGGGAACAAAGCAAGCTCCCCGCACCTGGTGCATATTCAATCCTTTTGTTCCAGCCTGCataggggaaagggagaaggtaggggagagagaagagaggaaggcatCCCCTCTTAACCATTCTGCTCTTGTCATGTCCCCTGACATTCTTGGGTAGACAGCCACGGTAGACAGCTGCAAGCCTGCCCCCAAATATCTCTCCCCTTTATGATAGAAGGACAAGAAGGGAAACCAAGGGGAAAGATGATTCACAAGATGAGTCACAGAGTGGAGCTCCTCACCTTGCCAGCTGGGTTTACAGGTAGGCTTCACCTGGATTTCCACCTCAGCATCATCTGCTGCCCGTTTCTTCCCACAGTCATAAGCCGTCACTGTGAACTTATAAAGCCTCTCGCCACTGTACTGCAGCTTCTCCGTGTTCTCAATGTTTCCTGGGATGGGTGTGGGGGGAGACAAAGAGGGTAAGGAGCACTAGAGAAAGCCTAGGGGGGCAAGGTGAAGACTCATGAGTCAATTGGGCAACAGGTGAATTAGGCAGCAGGAAGCTGGGAAGGAGGTATCTGGGGGAAAAGGCTCTACATTGGGAAGCAGGTTATGGAATGCGGATCTGAGGGGCACAAGTGGAGAGCTCAGCCCCGGGGTGTTCTGATGGATGTGGGTGTACAGGGCTGGGCAGCCGGAGCGGGCAGGGGATGGACACACCGTCATTGTCGATGAGGAAGGGTGTGTTGGGTGTGAGGATCTCATAGTAGCAGATCTGGCTGTACTGGGGGGGAGCAGTCACCATCGATGGCTTCCACCCTCAGGATGCGGTCGTACAGCTTCCCCTCAGTTACCGCAGCACGGTACAGCCGCTCCACAAACACGGGGGCAAACTCATTTACATCGTTGACCCGCACATGCACAGTCGCCCTGCGTGTaccagagcaggaggagggacaagGAAGAGTCAGCCAGCCTCGAAACACAGAAAGAGGCACAAGTAGGAATGCAGACAGGGAGTCAGAGCAGACAGGAGCCCGTGTGTCCTAAGCCTAAGGCCATGGACATGCTCATCCCACCCCCCAGGACACCAGGCCCCACAAGGCAAGGGGTGATTGATAGAAGGGGTAAGGAACAACCCCAGGGGACACCAGCAGCTGACTTGGAGGACTCCTGTACAAAATGCTATAGGTTGGGTGCCAAGACATGGggtaaaacagaattttatatccagccgGTTGTTCCTCCACAATAATGAAATCCAATGGGATAATCAAGGAAGACACAGAATACAAAGCCAAATTAAAACCAACCAAGAGATGGGGtggcctggtggctcagtcagtggagtacccaactcttggtctcaaggttgtgagttcaagcccccactgggtgtagaaattaccaaaaaataaaaatcccgatggggcgcctggatggcgcagtcagatgagtggccgactcttggttttggctcaggtcctgatctcaggggcctgagatggagccccacatcgggctccccactcagcgctgagtctgcttgagtttctctctccctctccctctccctctgcccctcccagccggGAGTTCGTGCAcgctctcccactctctctctcaaataaataagtccttaaaaaaataaaaataaaatctttaagaccAACCAGGAGAAGGGAAGTGGTATCTATATAAAAGCCATAACTTATCTGATATGAGCGCAAGAGGAGTGCTACCTTCTGTGCATCCGTGTGCAATGTGCATGTCAGGTGTGCggccacacacacactcaggccCCATGAGGCAAGCAGCCCTGGGGCTCTGCCCTTCATACTGAGCCCTGCCCCTCACCAAGATCTAGGCACCCAGGTCCCAGAGGCAGGGTCCTATCTCCAAATGGGAAACTGAATCACAAGGAGCGGTGATATCACCAGTGCCTCTTAGCGGCCCAGGAACCCTGACTGCCAATCTTTCTCCGATTCTCAGATGAGAAGTTAGCTGGACACAGTCATAAGATTCTCAGGCCCTGGCTTCATTCATGCTGGAGCCATCTCCTGCCCACCCTCACCTAGCGCTGGGCATGAGTATGCcatgtgtgtgagtatgtgcACACTGCAGACTGGTGGGGCAGGTGGAAGGAATCCGGATGTGTGTTGAGGTGCTCATCGTCCTTCTCCTCATTACACTCCTCATCATCGTAACTCCCATGTACTGAGCCTTTCCCACGTATCAAGCACCGTGGTGCACGCTTTTTACATAAACCATCTCCTTTACACTTCACAGCAACCTAGAGAAATAGGGATCATCAtgttccccattttacagagaagaaaagcagatcAAGAAAGGCTAAGGAAGTCACCCCAGGTCATaagaggcagaaccaggattGGATACATGTTTCTATCACCTTGAGTTGAAGGCTCCTGGAGGACACGGCCCCTGTCCCTGACCCTGATGaatagagaggggagggggtagatAACAATGACAGCATGGACAGAGGACAGTGAGGGGCttaggaagagggaggaagaccTAGCAGCAGGGAGCAGGAGACAAGGGCTTCCTCACTTGTGGGACTTCTTGGTGTTGGCCCCGTCAGGGCCCTCGCCGCAGTCGTAGGCCTGGATGGTGAAGGTGTGCTCCTTCTGGGCCTCACAGTCTACTGGCTCCTTGGCCCGGATCAGCCCTTCTCCAGTTGCTTTGTCCAGAATCACAGCCTCAAAGGGCACCCCAGACCCATGGAGCCGGAAGCCACAGATCTCACCTGGcccaggggggagggagggatgaggcTCTTTCTCCTTTGCC
The sequence above is drawn from the Zalophus californianus isolate mZalCal1 chromosome 9, mZalCal1.pri.v2, whole genome shotgun sequence genome and encodes:
- the CLSTN3 gene encoding LOW QUALITY PROTEIN: calsyntenin-3 (The sequence of the model RefSeq protein was modified relative to this genomic sequence to represent the inferred CDS: inserted 3 bases in 3 codons; deleted 2 bases in 2 codons), translating into GLLYGLVWAAGSFLSLPCGPLSSFPSLESPCIPPPRWNQPAGGSWGRAIAWPCRALPTPHHDLLLLPLLLASLLPSSSCNKANKHKPWIEAEYQGIVMENDNTVLLNPPLFALDKDAPLRYAGEICGFRLHGSGVPFEAVILDKATGEGLIRAKEPVDCEAQKEHTFTIQAYDCGEGPDGANTKKSHKATVHVRVNDVNEFAPVFVERLYRAAVTEGKLYDRILRVEAIDGDCSPQYSQICYYEILTPNTPFLIDNDGNIENTEKLQYSGERLYKFTVTAYDCGKKRAADDAEVEIQVKPTCKPSWQGWNKRIEYAPGAGXLALFPGIRLETCDEPLWNIQATIELQTSHVAKGCDRDXYSERALRKLCGAATGEVDLLPMPGPNANWTAGLSVHYSQDSSLLLLFNGTQAVQVPLGGTAGXGSGPQDSLSDHFTLSFWMKHGVTPNKGKKEEETIVCNTVQNEDGFSHYSLTVHGCRIAFLYWPLLESARPVKFLWKLEQVCDDEWHHYALNLEFPTVTLYADGISFDPALIHDNGLIHPPRREPALMIGACWTEEKNKEKEKGGDNSTDTTQGDPLPIHHYFHGYLAGFSVRSGHLESREVIECLYACREGLDYRDFESLGKGMKVHVNPSQSLLTLEGDDVETFNHALQHVAYMNTLRFATPGVRPLRLTTAVKCFSEESCVSIPEVEGYVVVLQPDAPQILLSGTAHFARPAVDFEGPEGIPLFPDLQITCSISHQVEAKKDESWQGTVTDTRMSDEIVHNLDGCEISLVGDDLDPERESLLLDMASLQQRGLELTNTSAYLTIAGVESITVYEEILRQAHYRLRHGAALYARKFRLSCSEMNGRYSSNEFIVEVNVLHSMNRVAHPSHMLSSQQFLHRGHQPPPEMAGHSLASSHRNSMVPSAATLIIVVCVGFLVLMVILGLVRIHSLHRRVSGAGGPPEASSDPKDPDLFWDDSALTIIVNPMESYQNRQACVAGAAGGPQEDDDSSDSEAADSPSSNERRIIETPPRRY